A single genomic interval of uncultured Desulfobulbus sp. harbors:
- the nrfH gene encoding cytochrome c nitrite reductase small subunit produces the protein MKYLAIFSVVVMIGVFANLVNESQMLSYLSSDPKVCVNCHTMTTAFETWQHSSHRNRATCVDCHLPRDSFANKMLAKARDGYHHSVAMTFKTYGSNLRISTDAAGRIQDNCISCHRGIVSQMLENSAKYAKHEDRTVQMGRRCWECHRGLPHGTMRNLMATQQNFSVKVK, from the coding sequence ATGAAATATCTGGCCATTTTTTCCGTTGTGGTGATGATCGGTGTGTTTGCCAATCTGGTCAACGAATCCCAGATGCTTTCCTATCTTTCCAGTGATCCCAAGGTATGCGTGAACTGCCATACCATGACCACTGCCTTTGAGACCTGGCAGCACAGTTCCCATCGCAACCGGGCCACCTGTGTCGATTGCCATCTGCCGAGGGACAGCTTCGCCAACAAGATGCTGGCCAAGGCGCGCGACGGATATCATCACAGTGTGGCAATGACGTTCAAAACCTACGGAAGCAACCTGCGTATCAGCACGGATGCCGCAGGGCGGATCCAGGATAACTGCATCTCCTGCCACAGGGGGATCGTGTCGCAGATGCTCGAAAACAGTGCCAAATACGCCAAGCACGAGGACCGCACCGTGCAGATGGGGCGCCGCTGCTGGGAATGTCATCGCGGACTTCCCCACGGCACCATGCGCAACCTGATGGCCACCCAACAGAATTTTTCGGTGAAGGTGAAGTGA
- a CDS encoding nitrous oxide-stimulated promoter family protein: MPFSSRRIRREARTVETMIRRYCRDHHHHASDLCRECEQLLSYARKRLMHCPFQEGKTTCGKCPVHCYAPSQRTRIREVMRSAGPRMAFSNPFLALMHLLDGLRKPRKRP, translated from the coding sequence ATGCCTTTTTCCAGCCGCCGCATACGCCGGGAAGCACGGACGGTAGAGACCATGATCCGGCGTTACTGCCGGGACCATCACCACCATGCCTCCGATCTCTGCCGTGAATGCGAGCAGTTGCTGAGCTATGCCCGTAAACGGCTCATGCACTGCCCCTTTCAGGAAGGCAAGACCACCTGCGGCAAATGTCCGGTCCACTGCTATGCGCCCAGCCAGCGTACCCGCATTCGCGAGGTGATGCGCTCTGCCGGACCAAGAATGGCGTTCTCCAATCCTTTCCTAGCCCTGATGCACCTGCTGGACGGTCTGCGCAAACCACGAAAAAGACCCTGA
- a CDS encoding twin-arginine translocase TatA/TatE family subunit: MFGIGLPEMIVIFAVALIVVGPDKLPGLAKSLAKGVMEMKKTLNQLKDSINEESGELDSVQKELRATADQLKERMIDTDPANWHPAPGPAKQPTEEEIIDVEIEAEEAAAQPGVTQTAKDQDEAPLVPESPAPRRSLPGAAKTDTAAQTENKATAP; this comes from the coding sequence ATGTTTGGAATCGGCCTTCCGGAAATGATCGTCATCTTTGCTGTGGCCCTGATTGTTGTCGGCCCAGATAAGCTCCCCGGCCTGGCAAAGTCCCTTGCCAAAGGGGTCATGGAGATGAAAAAAACCCTGAACCAGCTCAAGGACAGCATCAACGAGGAGAGCGGTGAGCTCGACTCGGTCCAGAAAGAACTGCGCGCCACCGCCGACCAGTTGAAAGAACGGATGATCGATACGGATCCCGCCAACTGGCATCCGGCCCCGGGTCCTGCAAAACAGCCCACCGAGGAGGAGATCATCGACGTTGAGATCGAGGCGGAGGAGGCTGCGGCCCAGCCCGGTGTGACGCAAACGGCAAAGGACCAAGACGAGGCACCTCTGGTGCCTGAGTCGCCGGCCCCGCGCCGCAGCCTGCCGGGCGCAGCCAAGACCGACACCGCCGCTCAGACTGAAAACAAGGCCACAGCCCCATGA
- the tatC gene encoding twin-arginine translocase subunit TatC has translation MMIEALEQFRPHHQELKQRLIRCFIAIAVTSTVAYMFKDTLAAWCMHPLYQAYPQLDKLVYTKLTEAFLSYLKLALLVGLIAALPFMLYQVWLFVAPGLLDKEKRTVRTVLGWATGLFTGGALFSYFVVLPRVLHFFMSYAGPTLQPRLKLGLYLTFTARMLLTFGIAFEIPFLMVMANRTRLIKDGYFKEKRVYFYIAIVILSFLLTTGEITATVLLSFPLFALYEAGMIACRVFNKPAAEESEPTVS, from the coding sequence ATGATGATCGAAGCGCTGGAGCAGTTCCGGCCCCACCATCAGGAGCTCAAGCAGCGGCTGATTCGCTGTTTTATCGCCATTGCCGTGACCAGCACCGTGGCCTATATGTTCAAGGACACCCTTGCCGCCTGGTGCATGCACCCGCTCTATCAGGCCTATCCGCAGCTGGACAAACTGGTCTACACCAAACTGACCGAGGCCTTTCTCAGCTATCTCAAGCTCGCCCTCCTGGTCGGTCTTATCGCTGCTCTGCCGTTCATGCTCTACCAGGTGTGGCTGTTCGTCGCCCCTGGCCTGCTCGACAAGGAAAAACGAACCGTTCGCACCGTTCTCGGCTGGGCGACCGGCCTGTTCACCGGCGGTGCCCTGTTTTCCTACTTTGTCGTTTTGCCGCGGGTGCTCCACTTTTTCATGAGTTACGCCGGGCCGACCCTGCAGCCGCGGCTCAAGCTCGGTCTCTACCTCACCTTTACCGCCCGCATGCTGCTCACCTTCGGCATCGCCTTTGAGATCCCCTTTCTCATGGTCATGGCTAACCGCACTCGCCTGATCAAGGATGGGTATTTCAAGGAAAAACGAGTCTATTTCTACATAGCCATCGTTATCCTCTCCTTTCTGCTCACCACCGGAGAAATAACGGCCACGGTCCTGCTTTCCTTCCCGCTGTTCGCCCTCTACGAGGCAGGGATGATCGCCTGCCGGGTGTTCAACAAACCTGCGGCAGAAGAGAGCGAGCCAACGGTTTCCTGA